GCGCTGGGCCTCGCCGCCCGAAAGCGTGGACATGGAACGCCCCAGCGAAAGATACTCAAGCCCCACGCTGCGCATGAACGACAGGCGGTGGGTCAGTTCCTTCATGAGCGGCTCGGCAATGACCACATGCCGCCCCGTAAACTCACGTTTTTCCAGCCATTCCAGAGCGCGCTCAACCGAAAGGTTGCAGAATTGCGCGATATTCAGATCGTCCACCCGCACGGAAAGCGCGTTGGTGTTCAGGCGTGCTCCGTGGCAGTCGGGGCAGTCCATTGTCTGCCGAAAACGAGACAGGGCTTCGCGCCAGGCATCGCCGTACTGCATGCCGCTTTCAAGCAGGGGGATAACGCCGGGCCAGCGTTTTTCGCTCACGCCCACCTGTCCCTGCGTACGCAGGGCATCAGAAAAATGCTCGCTCTGATAATCGCCGCCAGCGCCAAGGGCAACGCTGCCGCCCATCCAGTTGCGGCGCAGGCCCAATGAGGCGCGTGCGGGGCGTCCCTGTTCATCCTCGCCGTAAAAAAGGGCGGAAAGCGCGTCTTCGCTAAACTGCTCCAGCGGCGTGGAGAGCTGAAATTTGAAGCGCTTGCCCAGAGCCTTGAGGGCGTCCTCATAGCGGCTGAACATTTTATCCGTAGCCCAGGGCAGCAGTGCGCCAGTATTCAGCGAAAGCCCCATGTTTGGCGCAATGAGGCGCGGCTCAAAATAGTCCACCCCGCCGAGGCCCACGCAACGCGGGCAGGCCCCTTGCGGCCCGTTGAACGAAAACAGCTGCGGGCTGGGAGCAGGCAGAGAAATACGGCAGTGCGCGCACACCGAAGTGGTGGAATGCACGGTGTCTGCATCCTGCCCTGCGGCGGCCTTGTCCGGCTCGTGCAGCACAAGGCGGCCCTCTCCATAGCGCAGGGCCAGCTCAACAGAATCGGCCAGACGTCCCCGAATGCCCTCCTTGTTCACCAGGCGGTCAACCACAAGGTCAATGGAGTGCTTCTTGTTCTTGTCCAGCGTGGGCACATCGTCCAGCGTATAAAACTCGCCGTTGACACGCACGCGGGCAAAGCCTTCGGCCTTGAGCTTTTTAAACTTGTCCTGATGCGTGCCCTTCTGAAGTTCCACCAGCGGAGCCATGACCATAAACTTGGTGCCCTGCGGCAGGGCCATGATATCGCCAATGATTTCATCTGCGGCGCGGGCCTCGATGGGCCGCCCGCACTGGGGGCAATACATGCGCCCAAGCCGGGCAAAAAATACGCGCAGAAAGTCGTAAATTTCCGTGACCGTTCCCACGGTTGAACGCGGATTGCGCGAAACGCTCTGCTGTTCAAGCGATATGGCGGGCGAAAGCCCCTCGATCTTTTCCACATCCGGCTTGTCCATCTGGGGCAAAAACTGGCGGGCGTAGGCAGACAGCGATTCCACATAGCGGCGCTGGCCTTCGGCGTACACGATGTCGAACGCCAGCGTTGATTTGCCGGAACCTGAGGGGCCGCAAATCACCACCAGCTCGTCGCGGGGGATATCCAGGCTGATGTTCTTGAGATTGTGCTGGCGGGCCTTTTCGATGTGGATGCAGGGCTTGCTTGTGTTCATGAAAGCATATGTAAGCGGCCCAAGGGGCATTGGCAAGGGCAGAGCCAGCGTATTTTTGTGCGCCCCGCCGCTACAAAATGCGCTCTCCGCCGCGCGACCGCGCCGCCATCTGCCCGAATCGCGCAATCCTTTGCCTGCGTGCATGGACAAGCCTTGCCGAAAGCGGTATAAAAATTTTTACAGCACGTCTGTTTCTGCAACCATCTGTCTGCGGGAGGATGTATGCCGCGTCATATACATTGTTTACTGATTGTTCTGTTGCTTGCCGCACTGTCGGATTCTGTCCGGGCCGCCGAAAGCGAAGTCACCGCCCGCAGTATCTTTACACTGCTGCCTGAAAGTATTTTTGAAAACACTCCTGAAGGTCTGAGCCCGCAGGAAAAGCAGAAACTGCTTTCTGCCGGGCATTCGGAATTTTGGGAGATCGCCGGAGAAACGGAAGACGTACTGGTGTTCGCCTCCATGCCGTTCAGGGATACAGCCGTTGCCCTGCGCCTGTTCCGCAACGCTACGGACGGCTCCGTACTTGCCGCATTCGGCACTCTGGGCGGCGCTGTGTGCACCCTTGAGCTATGGCGGGTTGACGCCTCCGGCCGCGCCGTGCCGGTGGACACCCCGCAAGAGCCGGACATAAGCGCATTTTTTGCCCCGGGCCGCAAAATGCCGCCCGATGTTCAGGCTACGGTCATGATCTGCCTTGGCCTTGGCGGCCTCAAGGCGCAGCCCATGTTCTGGACCAGTACGGGCATGGCCCATGTTCCGGTAGACAATGACGTAAGCTTTCAGTGGAACGGCAAAAGTTTTGAAAAGCTGGTGCAGCCGCACACCGATTAGCGGCCCAGCGTAAAAATCAGGGTTGGGTTCCCGCAAGGGAAAGGCCCGTTTCTGCCGGAAATCTCCAGCAGAAACGGGCCTTGTTTTGTGTGAAAATTCAGCATTGGGCAACGCCTACAGTGCTATCTTATTCTCTAACACAGCCAGAAAGCAAAAGAGCAGTTTAGCCCCGCTTGCCCGCAAGGCTGAACAGCACCAAAGCCCCCATGATGATCGCGCCGCCCGCAAAAGTAGAGGCCTCGGGCAGGCCGCCAGTCACCGCAAAATCAAGCAGCATGGACAAAAAAGGCGTCAGGAACATGTAGTTGGTCACAAGGCTTGTGCGCGGGGCCAGGGCAAGGGCTCTGGTCCAGAGCAGGTAGGCAGCCGCGCTGGGGAAAATCCCCAGAAAAAGCGCAAGCCACAACGCGCTGGCGGGCGCAGCCTGCACCTGGGCCAC
Above is a window of Desulfovibrio sp. DNA encoding:
- the uvrA gene encoding excinuclease ABC subunit UvrA, coding for MNTSKPCIHIEKARQHNLKNISLDIPRDELVVICGPSGSGKSTLAFDIVYAEGQRRYVESLSAYARQFLPQMDKPDVEKIEGLSPAISLEQQSVSRNPRSTVGTVTEIYDFLRVFFARLGRMYCPQCGRPIEARAADEIIGDIMALPQGTKFMVMAPLVELQKGTHQDKFKKLKAEGFARVRVNGEFYTLDDVPTLDKNKKHSIDLVVDRLVNKEGIRGRLADSVELALRYGEGRLVLHEPDKAAAGQDADTVHSTTSVCAHCRISLPAPSPQLFSFNGPQGACPRCVGLGGVDYFEPRLIAPNMGLSLNTGALLPWATDKMFSRYEDALKALGKRFKFQLSTPLEQFSEDALSALFYGEDEQGRPARASLGLRRNWMGGSVALGAGGDYQSEHFSDALRTQGQVGVSEKRWPGVIPLLESGMQYGDAWREALSRFRQTMDCPDCHGARLNTNALSVRVDDLNIAQFCNLSVERALEWLEKREFTGRHVVIAEPLMKELTHRLSFMRSVGLEYLSLGRSMSTLSGGEAQRIRLASQLGSGLVGVTYVLDEPSIGLHPRDNERLLGTLRSLQARGNTVLVVEHDEATICAADTVIELGPGSGSQGGEIMFQGRVDDLLGKADTLTARYLRGDDVIALPDERREGQGALVMHGITTNNLRDIDCRIPLGVLTCVTGVSGSGKSSLVVDTLYKHVALNLGLRVDQPGTIGGLEYEKGSAPVERIVAIDQTPIGRTPRSNPATYTKIFDEIRNIFAMTQDARKRGYKPGRFSFNVRGGRCEACGGDGQIRVEMHFLPDVYVTCDVCKGKRYNHETLEVRYKGLNIAEVLDLTVHQARQLFENYPSLERRLAVLEEVGLEYLRLGQPATTLSGGEAQRIKISRELGKRSLPGTMYILDEPTTGLHMHEVGKLIKVLHALVDRGASVVVIEHNTDMILASDHVLDMGPGGGENGGQIVSAGTPEAIVADPNSVTGRFLMQERLDRLKRRK